A window from Cydia strobilella chromosome 9, ilCydStro3.1, whole genome shotgun sequence encodes these proteins:
- the LOC134744263 gene encoding H(+)/Cl(-) exchange transporter 7 — protein MSTSSQGPEDNRSETTSDTAQLVSNKDLASTSNYTQLNRSVNYQDPLEDEFEGSHGIRRRNTVQKIEPGSTNILSAKFESLDYDTCENHPLLDEERKRGYAFVIWKDITRWFIFLLIGIITALIAFVIDVCIEEFSEIKYRELKKSVDAHLPHRMYVPYLLWVLSNICIVFIGSVLVAYVEPVAAGSGIPQVKCYLNGVKVPRVVRIKTLFVKTIGVITAVVGGLAGGKEGPMIHSGAVVAAGISQGKSTTFNKDFKIFHYFREDHEKRDFVSGGAAAGVSAAFGAPIGGVLFSLEEGTSFWNQALTWRTFFGTVVSTFTLNCALSAYHGRAGELSYPGLLNLGKIEPFPFQFYELPVFMFFGAVGGCLGALWNHINYKLSVFRIRYITAPWLRVVEACLVAAASATVGFLMMYALNDCRPLGEDPTKVPLQLYCADGEYNALAAVWFQTPEASVRSFLHNPIGSYNPWSILVFVLCYFLLSAWTFGLAVSSGLFIPNLLCGAAWGRLLAILIQLMAPENTINPTKYALVGAAAQLGGVVRMTISLTVIIIETTGQISNALPIIITLVVAKWVGDFFNEGIYDIHIQLAGVPLLPWEPPPLAHNIYASEVMAHPVFTLRTIENVGHVVELLKLVSYNGFPVVDPPLADDQEVHTYKRLRGLILRSQLIVLLQNKIYNENEHENANTTWSSFNVDMNMFRKEYPRYPSINDLEISDWEKTCTIDLRPFMNPSPYTLPTRASLPRLFRLFRALGLRHLPIVNDVNEVVGMVTRKDIARYRVWRHHFSMGMEELVLSSEI, from the exons atgaGTACGTCCTCACAAGGACCTGAGGATAACAGAAGTGAAACAACATCTGATACTGCACAATTAGTCAGCAACAAAGATTTAGCTTCAACTTCCAATTACACTCAATTGAACAGATCTGTTAATTAtcaa gaCCCTCTAGAAGATGAATTTGAAGGCAGCCATGGTATCAGGCGGAGAAACACAGTGCAGAAGATTGAGCCTGGGTCAACAAATATACTCTCTGCCAAATTTGAA AGCTTGGACTACGACACATGCGAGAACCACCCCCTTCTCGATGAGGAGCGGAAAAGGGGCTACGCGTTCGTCATATGGAAGGACATCACCCGCTGGTTTATCTTCCTGCTCATCGGGATCATCACGGCGTTGATAGCGTTTGTCATCGATGTTTGTATAGAAGAATTCTCCGAGATTAAATATAGGGAGCTTAAGAAAT CTGTGGATGCCCACTTGCCACACAGAATGTACGTCCCGTACCTGTTATGGGTGTTATCGAACATTTGCATAGTTTTCATAGGTTCTGTGCTCGTCGCATACGTTGAG CCAGTAGCAGCCGGTAGCGGGATACCACAAGTAAAGTGTTACTTGAACGGAGTTAAAGTGCCGAGAGTTGTTCGCATCAAAACGCTGTTCGTGAAAACCATCGGCGTGATTACTGCTGTGGTCGGAGGTCTCGCTGGAGGCAAG GAAGGTCCGATGATTCACAGTGGGGCAGTGGTAGCGGCTGGCATTTCACAAGGAAAGAGCACAACCTTCAACAAGGATTTCAAGATTTTCCACTATTTTCGAGAAGATCATGAAAAGCGCGATTTCGTGTCGGGTGGCGCCGCGGCTGGCGTGTCAGCAGCCTTTGGAGCCCCCATCG GTGGAGTGCTGTTTTCTCTAGAAGAAGGCACAAGTTTCTGGAACCAGGCGCTGACATGGCGGACGTTTTTCGGCACCGTGGTCTCCACTTTCACGTTGAATTGCGCGCTTTCTGCGTATCACGGGCGCGCGGGAGAACTTAGTTATCCAG GTCTCCTGAATTTGGGCAAAATAGAGCCGTTCCCGTTCCAATTCTACGAGTTGCCGGTGTTCATGTTCTTCGGCGCCGTGGGGGGATGCCTCGGCGCCCTGTGGAATCACATCAACTACAAACTCTCCGTCTTCCGAATTAG GTACATAACCGCGCCGTGGCTACGAGTAGTGGAGGCGTGCCTAGTGGCGGCTGCAAGCGCGACTGTCGGCTTCCTCATGATGTACGCCCTCAACGACTGCCGCCCTCTAGGGGAGGACCCTACTAAAGTGCCCTTGCAG CTGTACTGCGCGGACGGCGAATATAACGCGCTCGCCGCAGTCTGGTTTCAAACGCCCGAAGCCTCCGTGCGCTCGTTCCTGCACAACCCCATCGGTTCATACAACCCATGGTCCATACTCGTGTTCGTGTTGTGCTACTTCCTACTGTCCGCGTGGACGTTCGGGCTGGCGGTGTCGAGTGGTCTGTTCATTCCGAACTTGCTCTGTGGTGCGGCTTGGGGCCGTCTGCTGGCCATCTTGATACAGCTGATGGCGCCAGAGAAT ACGATAAACCCGACGAAGTATGCCCTAGTCGGCGCGGCGGCTCAGCTCGGCGGGGTGGTCCGTATGACCATATCACTGACGGTTATTATCATCGAGACCACAGGGCAGATATCCAACGCACTGCCGATTATTATCACACTGGTCGTCGCTAAGTGGGTGGGAGATTTCTTCAACGAG GGAATATATGACATCCACATTCAGCTAGCGGGCGTCCCATTACTCCCATGGGAGCCGCCGCCGCTGGCCCACAACATATACGCCTCCGAAGTGATGGCGCACCCCGTCTTCACGCTCCGCACCATCGAGAACGTCGGTCATGTGGTGGAGCTGCTCAAACTGGTGTCTTATAACGGGTTCCCGGTCGTCGACCCGCCTTTAGCTGACGAT CAAGAAGTGCACACATACAAACGTCTCCGAGGCCTCATACTGCGCTCGCAGCTGATAGTGCTCCTTCAGAACAAGATATACAACGAGAACGAGCACGAAAACGCCAACACAACCTGGTCCAGCTTCAATGTAGACATGAACATGTTTCGTAAGGAGTACCCGCGGTATCCCTCCATCAACGAT cTGGAGATATCCGACTGGGAAAAAACCTGCACGATAGACCTACGGCCCTTCATGAATCCGTCCCCGTACACGCTGCCTACTCGCGCGTCGCTGCCGCGGCTCTTCCGGCTGTTCCGAGCCCTAGGCCTGCGCCACCTCCCTATAGTCAATGACGTCAACGAG gtagTGGGGATGGTGACTCGCAAAGACATTGCCAGGTACCGCGTCTGGAGGCATCATTTCAGCATGGGAATGGAGGAGTTAGTACTCTCTAgtgaaatttaa